The Motilibacter peucedani DNA window GGACGCGACCGTCCGCTACGCCGGGGCGATCGACGCGTTCGGCGCCGACGCCGTGCGCTTCGTGGCGACCTCCGCCAGCCGCGACGCCGAGAACCGCGACGATTTCGTCGACGGCGTCCGCGCGATCCTCGGCATCGAGCCGGAGGTCGTGTCGGGGGAGGAGGAGGCGGCCCTGAGCTTCGCCGGCGCCACGCGCGAGCTGGCGGCCGACGGCGTACCCGGCCCCTACCTCGTCGCCGACATCGGCGGGGGCTCCACCGAGCTGGTGCTCGGCGACGGGTCCGGGGTGCGCGCCGCGCGCTCGGTGGACGTGGGCTGCGTACGCCTGACCGAGCGCCACTTCGCCGCCGACCCGCCGACGCGGGCCCAGGTGGCCGCGGCCCGCGAGGACGCCGAGGCCGCCATCTCGCTCGCCGCCCAGACCGTGCCGCTGCGGGAGGCGCGCACGCTCGTCGGCGTCGCGGGCTCGGTGACCACCGTCGCCGCGATGGCGCTCGACCTGCCGGGCTACGACTCGCGCGCCATCCACCGCGCGCGCATCAGCGCCGACGACGTCCGCGACGTCACCGAGCGCTTGCTCTCCTCGACCGCGGCCGAGCGCGCAGCACTGCCCTTCATGCACCCGGGGCGGGTCGACGTCATCGGCGCCGGCGCCCTGCTGCTCGCCGCGCTCGTGGACCGCCTGGCGGCCGGAGAGGTGGTCGTCAGCGAGCACGACATCCTCGACGGCATCGCCTGGTCGCTCGCCGGCGCGTGACGGCGAGGCCGACGGGGCAGGAGCCTGTCGACAGCGTCGACTCGAGGAGGAGGAGCGTGCGATGACAGTCCCAGCTGACGAGCCGCAGACGAACCAGGACGCCGGCAGCGAGCAGGACGGCCGCGAGGCCGGGCTGGCCGTGCCGGCCGCCGGTCTCGCCGGCGGAGCCGGGACGGGCGGCGGCGGAGGCCTCGGCGTCCCGCTGGTCGCCGGCCTCATGGGCGCCGATGACGAGGAGCGCACGACCGACGAGGCGGCGCAGGACGCCGGCGAGCGCGAGGTCGGCGGCAGCGACGGCCCCGTCGGCGGCACCACTCCGCCCCGCTAGTGGTCGCGGCCCCCGGGTCGGGCTGGCCCGGGGACCCCGCCACCCCGCTCACGCCGGTCGCGCGCCAGGCGGCCGAGGTCCGCGCACTCGCGTCCGAGGCGCCCGGCCTCGACGAGCTCTCGGCGCGCGTCAGCGTCTGCCGCGCGTGCCCGCGCCTGGTCGCGTGGCGCGAGGAGGTCGCGCGCACCAGGCGCCGCGCGTACTCCTCCGAGGACTACTGGGGCCGCCCGATCCCCGGCTGGGGCGACGAGGACGCGCCCGTCGTGGTCGTGGGCCTGGCCCCGGCCGCCCACGGCGGCAACCGCACCGGTCGCATCTTCACCGGTGACGCCAGCGGCGACTTCCTCTTCGCCGGGCTCCACCGCGCCGGCCTGGCCGTCCTGCCCACGAGCACCTCGGCCGACGACGGCCAGCGCCTGGTCGGGGTCCGCATGCTCGCGGCCGTGCGCTGCGCACCGCCGGACAACCGGCCCACCCCTGCCGAGCGGGACGCCTGCGCCCCCTGGATGCACCGCGAGCTGGCGCTCCTGCGCGCCCGTGTCGCGCTCGTGCTGGGCGGCTTCGCCTGGCAGGCCCTGCTCTCGTCGCTCGCCGCGCAGGGGGTGGCCGTGCCCCGCCCACGGCCCCGCTTCGGCCACGGAACCGAGGTGCGGGTCGGCGCGTTGACCCTGGTGGGCAGCTACCACCCCAGCCAGCAGAACACCTTCACCGGGCGGCTGACCGCCGCGATGCTGGACCGGGTGCTCGAGCAGGTGCTGGCGCACGCCCGGTTCGGGCCGGACGGCGACGGCGCGATACCGTGAGGCCATGACTGCTCCGCAGACCTCGGGCCGCCCCCGCATCGTCATCGTCGGTGGCGGCTACGTCGGCATGTACACCGCTCTGCGCCTGCAGAAGAAGCTGCGCAACGACGAGGCCGAGGTCGTCGTGATCGACTCCCGGTCCTACATGACCTACCAGCCGTTCCTGCCCGAGGCCGCGGCCGGCAACATCGAGCCGCGCCACATCGTCGTGCCGCTGCGGCGCGTGCTGCCCAAGCTCAAGGTCGTGACCGGCGACGTCACCGGCATCACCCACGCCCGCAAGACCGTCACGGTCAAGCCGCACGACGGCGACGCCTACGAGATCGCCTACGACCACGTCGTGGTGGCGCTCGGCTCCGTGCCGCGCATCCTCCCCATCCCCGGCCTCGCCGAGCAGGGCATCGGCTTCAAGCGCGTCGAGGAGGCGATCTTCCTCCGCAACCACGTCATCGACCAGCTCGACATGGCCGAGTCGAGCGACGACCCCGAGCTGCGCCGCCGCGCGCTCACCTTCTGCTTCGTCGGCGGCGGCTACGCCGGCATCGAGGCGTTCGCCGAGCTGCAGGACATGGCGCGCTACGCGACCAAGCTCTACGACTCGATCTCGCCCGAGGACCTGCGCTGGGTGCTCGTCGAGGCCGCCGACCGGATCCTGCCCGAGGTCGGGCCCGAGATGGGCGTCTGGACGCTCGAGTCGCTGCGCAAGCGAGGCATGGAGCTCAAGCTCAAGACCTTCCTCAACTCCTGCGTCGACGGCCACGTCGTGCTCTCCGACGGCACCGAGTTCGACACCAACACCGTCGTCTGGACCGCAGGCGTCAAGGCCAACCCGGTCCTCGGCTCCAGCGACCTCCCGCTCGACGAGCGCGGCCGGCTCAAGTGCACCGCCGCGCTGCAGGTCGAGGGCGTCGAGGGCGCGTGGGGCGCGGGCGACTGCGCCGGCGTCCCCGACCTCACGAAGGGCCCGGGCGAGTTCTGCAGCCCCAGCGCCCAGCACGCCGTCCGCGAGGCCCCGGTGCTCGCCGACAACCTGATCGCCACCCTGCGCGGCGAGACGCTGAAGAACTACGAGCACAAGTACGCCGGCTCGGTCGCCGGCCTCGGGCTGCGCAAGGGCGTCGCCAACGTCTACGGCGTCAAGCTCAAGGGCTGGCCGGCGTGGATGATGCACCGCATCTACCACATGAGCCGCGTGCCCACGCTGCGCCGCAAGCTCGAGGTCCAGGCCGACTGGGCCGCCGCGCTGGTCTTCCGCCGCGACGTCGTCTCGCTCGGCTCGCTGCAGCGCCCGCGCCGCGAGTTCACCGAGTTCGCCCCGCGCCCGAAGGTCGACCCCCCGGCTGCGGCTCCGGTGTCCACGACGAAGTGACGCCCCTGCTCGCCGTCACCGTCCTCGGTGACGACCGGCCGGGCATCGTCGCCGAGACCACGGCCCTGCTCGCCGGGCTCGGGGGCAACCTCGAGGACTCGACGATGACCCTGCTGAGGGGCCACTTCGCCATGGTGCTCGTGGTCCGGGTCGACGCGTCCGCGGGCGAGCTCGAGGCGGCGCTCGCGCCGCTGGCCTCCGACGGCTCGCTCGACGTCGCCGTGCGCGCCGTCGCCGAGGGTGCCGCCGCAGCGGGGGGCGGCACCGCGTACCTCCTCTCGGTGCACGGCGGCGACCGGCCCGGCATCGTCTCGGCGGTGATGGCGCAGGTCGCCCGGGTGCGCGGCAACGTCACCGACCTGACGACGCGGCTCTCGGGCGAGCTCTACGTCCTGCTCGCCGAGCTCGACCTGCCCGCGGGCGCCGACGTCGAGGCGCTGCGCGCGTCGCTGGCCGCGGTGTCGCGCGAGCTGGGCGTCGACGCCTCGCTGCGCGAGCTCGACGCCGACGTCCTCTGAGCGCGGCCGTGCTGCCCGAGCTGCCCGAGGGGCGCGTCCTCGAGGTCGTGCGCGCCCCGGCGCACGTGCTCTCGGCACCCTCGCCCGAGGTCGACCCCCTCGACCCGGCCGTGGTGCAGCTGGCGGCCGACCTGCTCGCCACCCAGCGGGTGTCGCCCGGCTGCGTAGGCCTCGCCGCCCCGCAGGTGGGGGTGGCCGCCCGCGTCTTCTCCCTCGACGTGACGGGCCATCCGAAGGCGCGCACGGTCCACGGGCCGGTCGTGCTGGTCAACGCCGAGGTGCTCGTGGCCAGCCGCTGGGAGAAGGGCCGCGAGGGCTGCATGTCGGTGCCCGACCTGACCGGCGACGTGAAGCGGGCGGGCCGGCTGCGGGTCGCCGGCCTGGTGCCGGGCACGGGGGAGCGGCTCGAGGTCGAGACCGACGCCTTCGAGGCCCGTGCGTTCCAGCACGAGATCGACCACTGCGCGGGGCTGCTGTTCCTCGACCGGGTCGCCGGCGCCCACGCGCTGCACCAGCGCAGGACCTACCTGTGAGCGGGGTCCTCCAGCGGGGCTAGGCGTAGGCCAGGTCGTCGGCCCAGTCCTCTGCGCGCACGCCCGCGGGCGCCGCGAGCTTGCGCTTGCCGATGTCGGCGTTCGAGGTGAACAGCACCTGCATGAGCAGGCGCTCGCTCGTGCGCGCCCAGCCGCCGCGGTGGTAGCCCAGCGTGTCGGCGAACAGCACGGTGCCGGCGGGACCGGTCACGGCCTCGACGCGGTCGCCGACGCCGACCTGCTCCGGCGCGTCGACGCTGCCGCGCATCTGCTGGCCGTCGTCGTGCTCGGGCAGGCGCAGGTCGCGCAGGTCGCCGCGGCGGTGGCTGCCTCGCAGGTAGGTGAAGGGCCCGCCGCCCTCGTCGACGTCCTCGAGGTAGACGAACATCTTGAGCACGAAGAAGTCGTCGGCGAGGTCCTTGTGCCACAGCTGGGACGACTCGGCCGGCTTGGAGGTGCGCAGCGAGCGCCAGATGTTGATGTCGCTGACCCGCACCCGCAGCCCGAAGTAGGTGTCGGCGATGCCGCGCAGCTGGGGGTGGAGGGCGACGGACGCGAGCAGGCCGTCGGGCTCGACCTCGGGGCGACGCTTGTCGAGCAGCTCCACGACGAAGGGCTTGTCCCACACGTCGGCCTTGACGCCGGAGTCGAGCCGCGCCTTGTGCTCGGCGATCAGCCGGGCGTTGCCCTGCTCGAGCGAGTGCGCCAGCTCCTGGAGCCGCGGCAGCAGCGTCGCGTCGCCGGTGAGCGCCTCGAGGCTGCTCTTCGCGAAGCCGTCACGGGCGAGGTCGGCGCTCAGCCGCTGGCCCTCGGCGCAGAGCTGCGGGGGAGCGGCGCGGAAGGCCTTCGTGCGCTGGGCGTTGAAGACGTGGCGCCAGACCGGCTCGAAGCGGCGCTTGGCGAGCTGCGTGCCACGCTTCTTGACGTCGGACAGTGCTGGTCGTGCGGCGGCCACGTGCGTCCCTCCCCGGACGGGGCGTCGGTCGACTGCCCCGGGAAACCCTCTCCCACGCCTGCGCGCCTGGTCAACCGCTGGACGGGCGTCGTTCGTCACGTCACGAACCGTGTCGATATGAGCACAGTTCACCCGATCGTCACCCGTACGCTGCACCGCGCTGGTCACAATCGCCGGGTGCACCGCCGTCTCGCCGCCCTGCTCGCCGTCCTGCTCGCCTTCCTGCTCGCCGCGACCCTGCCGGTGCCGCCGGCGTCCGCCGGGGCGGCGGCGCTGCCGCTGGAGACCAGCCGCAGCACCGTCGACCTGCTCGCCCCGCGGGGCGGGTCGGCGGCCGCGACCTTCAGCATCACGACCCCGGACGAGCTGCCGGCCACCGTCTCGCTCAGCAGCAGCCAGCCCTGGCTCAGCGTCCCGGCCACCGCCGCCTCGTCGGCAGCGGTCGTGGCCAGGGCGAGCGCCGCGTCCCTGCGCGGCGGCCTCTTCACCGGCGTCGTCACCGCCAGCGCGCCGGGGTACGCGGTGGTGCGCCTGACCGTGCACCTCTCGGTGCCGGGCGGGCTGGTGACCGCCATCGACTTCGCGCCGGCGGCCTCCCCGGTGCAGGCGGCCTACTACGCCGACTCCGGCGCGGGCTTCGGCGTGCGCACCGGCGCCAAGGAGGGTCCGGGGCTCAGCTACGGCTGGGTGGCGCCGGGCACGTCGACGCCGCTGAGCCTGGTCGGCAGCGCCTACGACCGCGGGCGCCCAGGGGTGGACGACCGCGACGACAGCGTCGTCGTGGCGCAGGGCGGGTCGTGGGAGCTCGCGGTCCCCGACGACCGCTACACCGTCGTCGTCGGTGTGGGCGACGCGCCCGTCGACGGCGCCTACGCCAGCAGCTCCGTGGGCGTCGAGGGCGTGCCCGCCGTCACCGGCTTCACCGGCACCGCCGCCCAGGAGTACGCGCAGGGCACCGCGGTCGTCGACGTGCACGACGGGCGCCTGACGCTCACGACCAGCGGCACCGGCGCGACCGTCGACTGGGTCACCGTCACGACCGCCCCGACCTCGCTCAAGGTCGACTTCGCCACCGGCGCGACGGTGCCCCCGCCGGGCTACCTGCGCGACACCGGCCAGGCCTACGGCGCGCGCGGCAGCGGCTACCAGGGCATCGGCCTGGTCTACGGCTGGGTCGCGCAGGGGAGCGCCGCACCGCTGGACATGACGAAGCAGACCCGCCTGCGCAGCCCGGCTCCGGGCGGCGACGTGCGGCTCGCCGGTCTGCTGCAGATGCAGCCGGCGGGCGGGCCGGCCGGCACCTGGCAGGTCGCGGTCCCGGACGGGACCTACGCGGTGACGGTCGCCGTGGGCGACGCGACCTACCTCGACAGCAGCCACACGGTCAACGTGGAGGGCAGGAGCGTCGTCAACGCGTTCCGTCCGACGGCGGCGAGCCCCTTCACCACGGCAACGGCCGCCGTCGAGGTGACCGACGGAGCGCTGACGGTCGACGCGCTGGGCGGCACCAACACCAAGATCGACTACATCGACGTGGCGTCGACGACCGCGGCCGCGCACCCCACCGTCCGGTCGGTCCGCCCCGCGCCCGGCGCCACGGGGGTGCGCCGCGACACCTCGGTGGCCCTGGAGCTGGTGCTGCCGGGTCTCGGCGGCGTCGACGAACGCACGCTGAGCGCCGACACGGTGCAGCTCCTGCGCACGGCCGACGGCGTGCCGGTGGCCACGCTCGCGAACACCAGCGGCGGCGGCGACGTCGTCGTCGCGCAGCCGCTGGCGCCGCTGGAGGCGCGCACCGCGTACACCGTCCTGGTCACCGCGGGCGTCCGGGACGTGGGCGGCGCCACGCTCGTGCCCTTCACCAGCAGCTTCACCACCGGCGACGACGGCGGGCCGGCCGGCGGGGGCGTCGGCTTCACGCAGGTCCCGCAGCCGACGGCGACGGGCAAGCCCTTCACCTCGGTGACGTTCGGCAAGGACGGGCGGCTCTACGCCGCGACCCTGGACGGGGAGATCGACCGCTTCCCGGTCGCCGCCGACGGCACCCTCGGCACGCCCACCGTCATCACGACGGTGCCGGACCACAACGGCGGTCCCCGCACGGTCATCGGGCTCGCCTTCGACCCGGCGTCCACGGCGAGCGCCCCCGTGCTGTGGGTCACCCACAACGCCGACGTCCTCACCGATGCGCCCGACTGGACCGGCACGGTCAGCCGCCTCAGCGGACCGGACCTCGGCACCTACGAGGACGTGGTCGTGCACCTGCCGCGCTCGATCCGCGACCACGAGACCAACAGCATCGTCGTCGGCCCCGACGGAGCGCTCTACTTCCCGCAGGGCGCGATGAGCTCCGGTGGCGCCCCCGACCGGGTGTGGGGCATGCGCGCCGAGCACCTGATGACCGCGGCGGTGCTCCGCCTCGACCCGGCGCGCCTCGGCGCGCTGCCGCTCGACGCGAGGACGGAGGGCGAGGGCGCCTACGACCCCTACGCCCCCGGCGCCCCGCTCACCATCTGGGCGACGGGCGTCCGCAACGCGTTCGACCTGGTGTGGGCGGACAACGGGCACCTCTACGCGCCGACCAACGGCTCGGCGACGGG harbors:
- a CDS encoding Ppx/GppA phosphatase family protein, with product MTRRVAAIDCGTNSIRLLVADVDPQAGTLVDLDRRMEVVRLGQGVDRTGRLAPEALDRTLDATVRYAGAIDAFGADAVRFVATSASRDAENRDDFVDGVRAILGIEPEVVSGEEEAALSFAGATRELAADGVPGPYLVADIGGGSTELVLGDGSGVRAARSVDVGCVRLTERHFAADPPTRAQVAAAREDAEAAISLAAQTVPLREARTLVGVAGSVTTVAAMALDLPGYDSRAIHRARISADDVRDVTERLLSSTAAERAALPFMHPGRVDVIGAGALLLAALVDRLAAGEVVVSEHDILDGIAWSLAGA
- a CDS encoding NAD(P)/FAD-dependent oxidoreductase; translated protein: MTAPQTSGRPRIVIVGGGYVGMYTALRLQKKLRNDEAEVVVIDSRSYMTYQPFLPEAAAGNIEPRHIVVPLRRVLPKLKVVTGDVTGITHARKTVTVKPHDGDAYEIAYDHVVVALGSVPRILPIPGLAEQGIGFKRVEEAIFLRNHVIDQLDMAESSDDPELRRRALTFCFVGGGYAGIEAFAELQDMARYATKLYDSISPEDLRWVLVEAADRILPEVGPEMGVWTLESLRKRGMELKLKTFLNSCVDGHVVLSDGTEFDTNTVVWTAGVKANPVLGSSDLPLDERGRLKCTAALQVEGVEGAWGAGDCAGVPDLTKGPGEFCSPSAQHAVREAPVLADNLIATLRGETLKNYEHKYAGSVAGLGLRKGVANVYGVKLKGWPAWMMHRIYHMSRVPTLRRKLEVQADWAAALVFRRDVVSLGSLQRPRREFTEFAPRPKVDPPAAAPVSTTK
- a CDS encoding phytanoyl-CoA dioxygenase family protein → MAAARPALSDVKKRGTQLAKRRFEPVWRHVFNAQRTKAFRAAPPQLCAEGQRLSADLARDGFAKSSLEALTGDATLLPRLQELAHSLEQGNARLIAEHKARLDSGVKADVWDKPFVVELLDKRRPEVEPDGLLASVALHPQLRGIADTYFGLRVRVSDINIWRSLRTSKPAESSQLWHKDLADDFFVLKMFVYLEDVDEGGGPFTYLRGSHRRGDLRDLRLPEHDDGQQMRGSVDAPEQVGVGDRVEAVTGPAGTVLFADTLGYHRGGWARTSERLLMQVLFTSNADIGKRKLAAPAGVRAEDWADDLAYA
- a CDS encoding choice-of-anchor D domain-containing protein, with product MHRRLAALLAVLLAFLLAATLPVPPASAGAAALPLETSRSTVDLLAPRGGSAAATFSITTPDELPATVSLSSSQPWLSVPATAASSAAVVARASAASLRGGLFTGVVTASAPGYAVVRLTVHLSVPGGLVTAIDFAPAASPVQAAYYADSGAGFGVRTGAKEGPGLSYGWVAPGTSTPLSLVGSAYDRGRPGVDDRDDSVVVAQGGSWELAVPDDRYTVVVGVGDAPVDGAYASSSVGVEGVPAVTGFTGTAAQEYAQGTAVVDVHDGRLTLTTSGTGATVDWVTVTTAPTSLKVDFATGATVPPPGYLRDTGQAYGARGSGYQGIGLVYGWVAQGSAAPLDMTKQTRLRSPAPGGDVRLAGLLQMQPAGGPAGTWQVAVPDGTYAVTVAVGDATYLDSSHTVNVEGRSVVNAFRPTAASPFTTATAAVEVTDGALTVDALGGTNTKIDYIDVASTTAAAHPTVRSVRPAPGATGVRRDTSVALELVLPGLGGVDERTLSADTVQLLRTADGVPVATLANTSGGGDVVVAQPLAPLEARTAYTVLVTAGVRDVGGATLVPFTSSFTTGDDGGPAGGGVGFTQVPQPTATGKPFTSVTFGKDGRLYAATLDGEIDRFPVAADGTLGTPTVITTVPDHNGGPRTVIGLAFDPASTASAPVLWVTHNADVLTDAPDWTGTVSRLSGPDLGTYEDVVVHLPRSIRDHETNSIVVGPDGALYFPQGAMSSGGAPDRVWGMRAEHLMTAAVLRLDPARLGALPLDARTEGEGAYDPYAPGAPLTIWATGVRNAFDLVWADNGHLYAPTNGSATGGYTPAEPSTADASCARRPDVGRLGAYVPRGTPAIKDMGVAEDDWLLDVVPGGYYGHPNPTRCEYVFNGGNPTAATDPAEAPGYPVGVHPDRNYRGAARDLGAHYSPDGALQYHGSAFGGALDGTLLVTRYSSGKDVAAYGLAPGGAVTAQLPPVVGLSGLADPLDLAEDVRNGDLYVTELAAGRITLLRPGLQTGGVPVASVTPTELAQNTVVGRTSTRVVTVTNTGSGPLHLTSLALTGTDAGRFVLDAPPVLPAELAPGSSLALRVTLRAEAPGTSAATLTLTTDDPARGGVAVPLRGLAALGTAEGSEASLQRVLVALGLGTRTGDPDWSTPALPADVRGDEVVAPAFVRSGTGPVVLSVLAVFTGGGGPVLDAGWYAGGARRHLTAVYDKGPSSYQTLSPAAAPVRFDPGSGPFGIWTRWAGASGPLAFQADAANPSGSAPRHHQVKVFAVRTAAGAVVPGSYLLAFEQGCCDWNDTVYRIDGVAPAAA
- a CDS encoding peptide deformylase, whose protein sequence is MLPELPEGRVLEVVRAPAHVLSAPSPEVDPLDPAVVQLAADLLATQRVSPGCVGLAAPQVGVAARVFSLDVTGHPKARTVHGPVVLVNAEVLVASRWEKGREGCMSVPDLTGDVKRAGRLRVAGLVPGTGERLEVETDAFEARAFQHEIDHCAGLLFLDRVAGAHALHQRRTYL
- a CDS encoding glycine cleavage system protein R, with the protein product MTPLLAVTVLGDDRPGIVAETTALLAGLGGNLEDSTMTLLRGHFAMVLVVRVDASAGELEAALAPLASDGSLDVAVRAVAEGAAAAGGGTAYLLSVHGGDRPGIVSAVMAQVARVRGNVTDLTTRLSGELYVLLAELDLPAGADVEALRASLAAVSRELGVDASLRELDADVL
- a CDS encoding uracil-DNA glycosylase: MVAAPGSGWPGDPATPLTPVARQAAEVRALASEAPGLDELSARVSVCRACPRLVAWREEVARTRRRAYSSEDYWGRPIPGWGDEDAPVVVVGLAPAAHGGNRTGRIFTGDASGDFLFAGLHRAGLAVLPTSTSADDGQRLVGVRMLAAVRCAPPDNRPTPAERDACAPWMHRELALLRARVALVLGGFAWQALLSSLAAQGVAVPRPRPRFGHGTEVRVGALTLVGSYHPSQQNTFTGRLTAAMLDRVLEQVLAHARFGPDGDGAIP